A stretch of the Bacillus licheniformis DSM 13 = ATCC 14580 genome encodes the following:
- a CDS encoding helix-turn-helix transcriptional regulator: protein MNNRVRELRARYGYSQEALAKAIGVTRQTVAAIEKGNYIPSLLLALKICKEFQLKMEDVFWLEGDKNE from the coding sequence ATGAACAACAGGGTAAGAGAATTGAGAGCAAGATACGGGTATTCACAGGAAGCCCTTGCAAAGGCGATCGGGGTTACAAGGCAGACGGTTGCGGCCATTGAAAAAGGCAATTACATACCGTCGCTTCTTTTGGCTTTGAAAATTTGCAAGGAATTTCAATTAAAAATGGAAGACGTATTTTGGCTAGAGGGGGACAAAAACGAATGA